A genomic segment from Aliidongia dinghuensis encodes:
- a CDS encoding haloacid dehalogenase type II, with product MAAIRPKYITFDCYGTLTNFQIADVARELYASRLDDAQMQKFIEDFTAYRRDEILGDWKPYGQVIHNALERTCKLNGVAFRPEDGKLCYERVPTWGPHPDVPAGLAKVAKEFPLVILSNASNSQIMSNVEKLGAPFHAVYTAERAQAYKPRLKAFEYMFDMLGCGPEDVLHCSSSFRYDLMSAHDLRIKNKVWVNRGHEPANPYYGYVEIADISGLPGVVGL from the coding sequence ATGGCCGCAATCCGCCCCAAATACATCACCTTCGACTGCTACGGCACGCTCACCAATTTCCAGATCGCGGACGTCGCGCGCGAGCTTTACGCAAGCCGGCTCGACGACGCGCAAATGCAGAAGTTCATCGAGGATTTCACCGCCTATCGGCGGGACGAGATCCTGGGCGACTGGAAGCCTTACGGCCAGGTCATCCACAATGCGCTCGAGCGCACCTGCAAGCTGAACGGTGTCGCCTTCCGGCCCGAGGACGGGAAGCTGTGCTACGAGCGGGTGCCGACCTGGGGACCGCATCCGGACGTGCCGGCCGGCCTCGCCAAGGTCGCCAAGGAATTTCCGCTGGTCATCCTGTCGAACGCGTCGAATTCGCAGATCATGTCGAATGTCGAAAAGCTGGGCGCCCCCTTCCATGCCGTCTACACGGCAGAACGGGCTCAGGCCTATAAGCCGCGCTTGAAGGCATTCGAATACATGTTCGACATGCTGGGCTGCGGTCCGGAGGACGTGCTGCATTGCTCCTCGTCCTTCCGCTATGACCTGATGTCGGCGCATGACCTCCGCATCAAGAATAAGGTCTGGGTCAATCGCGGGCACGAGCCGGCCAATCCTTATTACGGCTATGTCGAGATTGCCGACATTTCCGGCCTGCCTGGCGTCGTCGGCCTCTGA
- a CDS encoding aldehyde dehydrogenase family protein, producing MSLSFDPDTLPLPIGHFIDGRLIAADGTIDMRRPSDGKAYAGCPLAGDEIVDQAVESAKAALKTSNWAGVRPRERTKVLQAWADLIEAEAETLAKIEALSSTRPVGLLVAGDIAVTAEQIRFFAEFADKETSDLVPTDDKSFGMIMTEPYGVVGAIAPWNVPVATAAWKLGPALAAGNAVVLKPSEMTPFSTVYLAELAVRAGVPAGLINIVLGDGPTTGAAIAGHPDVAKVSFTGSTGAGAAIMANIARTGIKPMTLELGGKSPQIVFADADLERAASAIATSILANAGQACVAGSRLLVEESVAEAVTQAVAARMKNVRPGPTWDETSQYSPIISERQLSRIDGIVQAALAAGGDCLTGGGPIDREGYFYQPTLIANVDPSSPAVTEEIFGPVLTVQTFRDEEEALALADHPTYGLAAGLYTSDLSRTIRLSRQIQAGTIWINRYSRSRDHILPTGGYKRSGIGKDLGREAYLANRKSKSVLIGL from the coding sequence ATGAGCCTGAGCTTCGATCCCGATACGTTGCCGCTGCCGATCGGCCACTTCATCGACGGCCGGCTGATCGCGGCCGACGGCACGATCGACATGCGCCGCCCGTCCGACGGCAAGGCCTATGCCGGCTGCCCGCTGGCTGGCGACGAGATCGTGGACCAGGCGGTCGAGAGCGCCAAGGCGGCCTTGAAGACGAGCAATTGGGCCGGCGTCCGCCCGCGCGAACGAACCAAGGTGCTGCAGGCCTGGGCGGACCTGATCGAGGCCGAGGCCGAAACGCTCGCCAAGATCGAGGCGCTGTCGTCGACCCGGCCCGTGGGCTTGCTCGTCGCGGGCGATATCGCCGTCACCGCCGAGCAGATCCGCTTCTTCGCCGAATTCGCCGACAAGGAGACGAGCGACCTCGTGCCGACGGACGACAAGAGCTTCGGCATGATCATGACCGAGCCTTATGGCGTCGTCGGTGCGATCGCGCCCTGGAACGTGCCCGTTGCGACCGCCGCCTGGAAGCTCGGGCCGGCACTCGCCGCCGGCAATGCCGTGGTCCTGAAGCCGTCCGAGATGACGCCGTTCTCGACCGTCTACCTGGCCGAGCTCGCGGTCCGGGCGGGCGTGCCGGCCGGCCTTATCAACATCGTGCTGGGCGACGGCCCGACAACCGGCGCAGCCATCGCCGGCCATCCAGACGTGGCCAAGGTAAGCTTCACCGGCTCGACCGGCGCCGGCGCCGCGATCATGGCCAATATCGCCCGCACCGGCATCAAGCCCATGACCCTGGAGCTTGGCGGCAAGAGCCCGCAGATCGTGTTCGCCGATGCGGATCTCGAACGGGCGGCGAGTGCCATCGCCACCAGCATCCTTGCCAATGCCGGCCAGGCCTGCGTCGCCGGCAGCCGGCTCCTCGTCGAGGAGAGCGTCGCGGAAGCCGTGACGCAAGCGGTGGCGGCGCGCATGAAGAACGTCCGCCCCGGCCCGACCTGGGACGAGACCTCGCAATATTCGCCGATCATCTCGGAGCGGCAGCTCAGCCGGATCGACGGCATCGTCCAGGCGGCACTCGCCGCCGGCGGCGACTGCCTGACCGGCGGCGGGCCGATCGACCGGGAGGGCTATTTCTACCAGCCGACGCTGATTGCCAATGTCGATCCGTCGTCCCCGGCGGTCACGGAGGAGATTTTCGGGCCCGTGCTGACGGTCCAGACCTTCCGCGACGAGGAGGAGGCGCTGGCGCTCGCCGATCACCCGACCTACGGGCTTGCCGCCGGCCTCTACACCAGCGACCTCTCGCGCACCATCCGCCTGAGCCGGCAGATCCAGGCCGGAACCATCTGGATCAACCGCTACAGCCGGTCGCGCGACCATATCCTGCCGACCGGTGGCTACAAGCGGTCCGGCATCGGCAAGGATCTCGGGCGTGAAGCCTATCTCGCCAACCGCAAGAGCAAGAGCGTGCTCATCGGCCTGTGA
- a CDS encoding aminotransferase-like domain-containing protein encodes MQRPAFARWLAQTNDVTQIFLSAGQRPDLINMAGGLPDPAVWPVAELSAFAASAVSDHPTETLGYGPIEGLPALRDALAARFSTPELTLTRANILITTGGMQALDLIGKVLLEEGSLIAAQTPAYLGALDAWRPHAPRYRTMRLEDPDFAPATAFAGAQFAYTVPNFSNPTGRLVGLDSRRAMVAAAETTGTWLVEDDPYGALYYDGAPLPRMLTLSGVGQTGTYAGPVVYLGTLSKELAPGFRIGWIIAAPEMIAALTAAKQGADMCTSGLCQQIALKAFESGLTDRILPDILSLYRSRRDALGDAMASHLAAHLDWQVPVGGMFFWATAKDPALDTDRLLRQALKHGVCITPSSVFDPHGEDRRSIRINFTLNAPERLAEGIRRLANAIEATLAQTD; translated from the coding sequence ATGCAACGCCCTGCCTTCGCCCGCTGGCTTGCTCAGACCAACGACGTCACGCAAATCTTCCTGTCTGCCGGGCAGCGGCCCGACCTGATCAACATGGCAGGCGGCTTGCCCGACCCGGCGGTCTGGCCGGTGGCCGAGCTTTCCGCCTTTGCGGCCTCGGCCGTCAGCGACCATCCGACCGAGACGCTTGGCTACGGTCCAATCGAGGGGCTTCCGGCGCTCCGCGACGCGCTCGCGGCACGGTTCAGTACCCCGGAGCTGACGCTCACCCGCGCGAATATATTGATCACGACGGGCGGCATGCAGGCGCTCGACCTGATCGGCAAGGTCCTGCTGGAGGAGGGCAGCCTGATTGCAGCCCAGACGCCGGCCTACTTGGGCGCGCTCGACGCCTGGCGCCCGCACGCGCCGCGCTATCGGACGATGCGGCTCGAGGATCCGGACTTTGCCCCGGCCACCGCCTTCGCCGGGGCGCAGTTCGCCTATACCGTCCCGAACTTCTCCAACCCCACGGGGCGTCTCGTGGGGCTGGACAGCCGGCGCGCCATGGTCGCCGCCGCCGAGACCACGGGCACCTGGCTGGTTGAGGACGATCCCTATGGCGCGCTCTATTACGACGGCGCGCCGCTGCCCCGGATGTTGACCCTGTCCGGTGTCGGGCAGACCGGCACCTACGCCGGGCCGGTGGTCTATCTCGGCACCTTGTCGAAGGAGCTGGCGCCGGGCTTCCGCATCGGCTGGATCATTGCGGCGCCGGAGATGATCGCAGCGCTGACGGCAGCCAAACAGGGCGCCGACATGTGCACCAGCGGCCTATGCCAGCAGATCGCCCTCAAGGCCTTCGAAAGCGGTCTCACCGACCGCATCCTCCCGGATATCCTGTCGCTCTATCGCAGCCGGCGCGACGCGCTGGGCGACGCCATGGCCAGCCATCTGGCCGCCCATCTCGACTGGCAGGTGCCGGTCGGCGGCATGTTCTTCTGGGCGACGGCGAAGGATCCGGCACTTGATACCGACCGCCTGCTGAGGCAGGCCCTCAAGCATGGCGTCTGCATCACGCCCAGCAGCGTGTTCGATCCCCATGGCGAGGACCGGCGCTCGATCCGCATCAATTTCACCCTGAACGCGCCGGAGCGGCTCGCCGAAGGCATCCGGCGGCTCGCGAACGCGATCGAGGCGACGCTGGCACAAACGGACTGA
- a CDS encoding NAD(P)/FAD-dependent oxidoreductase, producing the protein MKFLSYWHDTAPAFTGAAPGPVEGHYDVAVIGGGFTGLAAARQLAKAGAKVVVLEAERVGWGASGRNGGHLNNGLAHSYPAAKAELGKERAIALYKAFDASVDTIEALVAEEGIDCNFRRAGKLKLASKPKHFDAIARNFDEIHAEVDPDTALLSAADLASEVGSPFHGAMLYKKSGMMHMGRYAVGLAEAARRHGATIFERAAVTAQKHAGGRHQLTTARGSLSADNVLVATGAYTTANFGYFRRRIVTVGSFIIATRPLSATEIAATMPGNRTCVTSMNVGNYFRLSPDDRLIFGGRARFSAVSDHQSDAKGGAILKATLAEMFPQLASVEIDYCWGGLLDMTQDRYPRAGYHDGVWYAMGYSGHGAQISTHLGMILADAILGREDRNPMKGVDWPAIPGHFGKPWFLPLVGLYYKTLDRFQ; encoded by the coding sequence ATGAAGTTCCTGTCCTACTGGCACGACACCGCGCCGGCCTTCACCGGGGCGGCGCCGGGCCCCGTCGAGGGACATTATGACGTCGCCGTCATCGGCGGCGGCTTTACCGGCCTCGCCGCGGCACGCCAGCTGGCCAAGGCGGGTGCCAAGGTGGTCGTGCTGGAGGCGGAACGTGTCGGCTGGGGCGCCTCGGGCCGCAACGGTGGTCACCTCAACAATGGCCTCGCCCACAGCTATCCGGCGGCCAAAGCGGAGCTGGGCAAGGAGCGTGCGATTGCGCTCTACAAGGCGTTCGACGCCAGCGTCGATACCATCGAGGCGCTGGTCGCCGAGGAAGGCATCGACTGCAATTTCCGGCGTGCCGGCAAGCTCAAGCTGGCGTCGAAGCCCAAGCACTTCGATGCGATCGCCCGCAACTTCGATGAGATCCATGCCGAAGTCGATCCCGACACGGCGTTGCTGTCGGCTGCGGATCTCGCATCCGAGGTCGGTTCGCCGTTCCACGGCGCGATGCTCTACAAGAAGAGCGGCATGATGCACATGGGCCGCTACGCCGTCGGCCTGGCGGAGGCGGCCCGTCGCCATGGCGCCACGATTTTCGAGCGGGCCGCCGTCACCGCCCAGAAGCACGCCGGCGGCCGGCACCAGCTGACGACGGCGCGGGGCAGCCTCAGCGCGGATAATGTCCTCGTCGCGACCGGCGCCTACACGACGGCGAATTTCGGCTATTTCAGACGGCGCATCGTCACGGTCGGCAGCTTCATCATTGCGACGCGGCCTTTGAGCGCCACGGAAATCGCCGCCACCATGCCGGGGAACCGGACCTGCGTCACGTCGATGAACGTCGGCAACTATTTCCGGCTCTCGCCGGACGACCGGCTGATCTTCGGCGGCCGCGCCCGCTTCTCGGCGGTGTCGGACCATCAGTCGGACGCGAAGGGCGGCGCCATCCTCAAGGCCACGCTGGCTGAGATGTTCCCGCAGCTCGCCAGTGTCGAGATCGACTATTGTTGGGGCGGCCTGCTCGACATGACCCAGGACCGCTATCCGCGCGCGGGCTATCACGACGGGGTCTGGTACGCCATGGGCTATTCGGGCCATGGCGCGCAGATATCGACCCATCTCGGCATGATCCTGGCCGACGCCATCCTGGGCCGGGAAGACCGCAATCCGATGAAGGGCGTCGACTGGCCGGCCATCCCCGGCCATTTCGGCAAGCCCTGGTTCCTGCCGCTGGTCGGGCTCTATTACAAGACGCTCGATCGCTTCCAATAG
- a CDS encoding DUF1330 domain-containing protein, with translation MAAYLIVTMTIHDPETYRKYTALTPATLARYGGRFLTRGDEVSTIEGPAFTERLVLLEFPDRAAVMAWYHDADYQSAAAFRHAASTGRIILQEGRDNTATPDPLV, from the coding sequence ATGGCTGCCTATCTCATTGTCACCATGACCATCCATGATCCGGAGACCTACCGGAAATACACGGCACTGACGCCGGCCACGCTGGCGCGATACGGCGGCCGCTTCCTCACGCGCGGCGATGAGGTCTCGACGATCGAAGGCCCGGCCTTTACCGAGCGGCTGGTCCTTCTTGAATTCCCGGATCGTGCCGCCGTCATGGCCTGGTATCACGACGCTGACTACCAGAGCGCCGCGGCCTTCAGGCACGCCGCATCGACCGGCCGGATCATCCTGCAGGAAGGCCGCGACAACACCGCCACCCCCGACCCCTTGGTCTGA
- a CDS encoding NAD-dependent succinate-semialdehyde dehydrogenase encodes MRNLKDAGLFRQRGLIGGEWTAAASGRTVAVIDPATQDVVGTVPDMGGDETRAAIEAAGAAYQGWKRKTHAERAALLEAWHDLMIAHADDLGLILTTEQGKPLAEAKAEIRYGAAFVKWFAEEARRINGLTIPSPTPDRRIVVLKQPVGVCGIITPWNFPNAMIARKVAPALAAGCTVVIKPSEFTPYSALALGVLAERAGIPAGVINIVTGMPTEIGNEIMVNETVRKISFTGSTRVGSLLMRGAAGSVKRLSLELGGNAPFIVFDDADLDLAVEGAIASKFRNGGQTCVCANRILVQSGVYDAFARKLSTHVNAMKVGPGTEAGVAIGPMINRAAVDKISRHVADALAKGAKIATTAHALPPGEQYVAPVALTGATTEMLLANEETFGPVAPLFRFETEEEALAIANGTPFGLAAYFYTESLRRAWRVGEALEFGMVGLNTGSISTEVAPFGGIKQSGLGREGAQAGIEEYLETKSFHMGGLV; translated from the coding sequence ATGCGAAATCTGAAAGACGCTGGCCTCTTTCGCCAGCGGGGTCTCATCGGCGGCGAATGGACCGCGGCCGCATCCGGCAGGACGGTCGCGGTGATCGACCCAGCGACGCAGGATGTCGTCGGCACCGTCCCGGACATGGGCGGCGACGAAACCCGTGCGGCGATCGAAGCGGCCGGCGCCGCCTATCAGGGCTGGAAGCGGAAGACCCACGCCGAGCGCGCGGCACTGCTCGAGGCCTGGCACGACCTGATGATCGCGCATGCCGACGACCTCGGCCTGATCCTGACCACGGAACAGGGCAAGCCGCTCGCGGAAGCCAAGGCCGAGATCCGCTATGGCGCCGCCTTCGTCAAATGGTTCGCCGAGGAGGCGCGCCGCATCAACGGCCTGACGATCCCCTCGCCCACGCCGGATCGCCGCATCGTCGTCCTGAAACAGCCGGTCGGCGTGTGCGGCATCATCACGCCCTGGAACTTCCCGAATGCGATGATCGCCCGCAAGGTGGCCCCGGCGCTCGCCGCCGGCTGCACCGTGGTGATCAAGCCGTCGGAATTTACACCCTATTCGGCGCTGGCCTTGGGCGTGCTGGCAGAGCGCGCGGGCATCCCCGCCGGCGTCATCAATATCGTGACCGGCATGCCGACGGAGATCGGCAACGAGATCATGGTGAACGAGACCGTGCGGAAGATCTCGTTCACCGGCTCGACGCGCGTCGGCTCGCTCTTGATGCGCGGTGCCGCGGGCAGCGTGAAGCGCCTCAGTCTGGAGCTCGGCGGCAACGCGCCCTTCATCGTGTTCGACGACGCCGATCTTGACCTCGCCGTGGAAGGTGCCATCGCCTCGAAATTCCGGAACGGCGGCCAGACCTGCGTTTGCGCCAACCGCATTCTGGTCCAGTCGGGTGTCTATGACGCCTTTGCCAGAAAGCTCAGCACGCATGTGAACGCGATGAAGGTTGGCCCAGGCACCGAAGCCGGCGTTGCGATCGGGCCGATGATCAACAGGGCCGCCGTCGACAAGATCAGCCGGCATGTGGCGGACGCGCTGGCCAAAGGGGCGAAGATCGCGACGACCGCACACGCTCTCCCCCCGGGCGAACAATATGTGGCGCCTGTCGCGCTGACCGGCGCTACGACCGAGATGCTGCTCGCGAATGAGGAAACCTTCGGGCCCGTTGCCCCGCTTTTCCGCTTCGAAACCGAGGAGGAGGCGCTCGCGATCGCCAACGGCACGCCGTTCGGGCTCGCGGCCTATTTCTACACCGAGAGCCTGCGGCGCGCCTGGCGGGTCGGCGAGGCGCTTGAATTCGGCATGGTCGGCCTCAACACCGGCTCGATCTCGACCGAGGTCGCCCCGTTCGGCGGCATCAAGCAGTCCGGCCTCGGCCGCGAGGGGGCCCAGGCCGGCATCGAGGAATATCTGGAAACGAAGAGCTTCCACATGGGCGGCCTCGTCTGA